The Thomasclavelia ramosa DSM 1402 genome includes a region encoding these proteins:
- a CDS encoding HAMP domain-containing histidine kinase — protein MITTTNGNLELRELLQEVNEMMLTFRKLEIDIEKKNNSLQKTIVNISHDLKTPLTSALAMSNCCKNMS, from the coding sequence TTGATTACAACAACTAACGGGAATCTTGAACTTAGAGAATTATTACAAGAAGTAAATGAAATGATGCTAACGTTTAGAAAATTAGAGATTGATATTGAAAAGAAAAATAATAGTTTGCAAAAAACAATTGTAAATATTTCTCATGATTTAAAAACGCCATTAACTTCGGCCTTGGCTATGTCGAATTGTTGCAAAAATATGAGCTAA
- a CDS encoding response regulator transcription factor, with product MTNNKILIVDDNPEIREVLNVLLSSEGYDVIEAKDGQEAIDMVSDDIDLYILDIMMPIINGYQACVEIRKKSNAPILFLTAKGQESDKTLGFSSGGDDYLSKPFSYNELTTRVKALLRRYYVYQGKMEKEENNDDNIVYNNITINPNSEAVYLNGEQIELTYLEYQILYLLLSNRKRIFSTQTLYESIWNEPYYYSANNTIMVHIRNLRKKIESDPQNPKIIKTIWGKGYRCD from the coding sequence ATGACGAACAATAAAATTTTAATTGTCGATGACAATCCTGAAATTAGAGAAGTATTAAATGTTTTGCTCTCAAGTGAAGGTTATGATGTGATTGAGGCTAAAGATGGCCAAGAAGCAATTGATATGGTTAGTGATGATATCGATTTATATATTCTCGATATTATGATGCCTATAATCAATGGTTACCAAGCCTGTGTTGAAATTAGAAAAAAATCTAACGCCCCAATCTTATTTTTAACAGCAAAAGGTCAAGAAAGTGACAAAACACTTGGTTTTTCTAGTGGTGGGGATGATTATTTATCAAAACCATTCTCTTATAATGAATTAACGACAAGAGTGAAGGCATTGTTGCGTCGATACTATGTTTATCAAGGTAAAATGGAAAAAGAAGAAAATAATGATGACAACATTGTTTACAATAATATTACTATTAATCCTAACAGTGAAGCAGTGTATCTAAACGGAGAACAAATTGAATTAACTTACCTAGAATACCAAATTCTTTATCTTTTATTAAGTAATCGTAAAAGAATTTTTTCAACGCAAACATTGTATGAGAGTATTTGGAATGAACCTTATTATTATAGTGCTAATAACACAATTATGGTTCATATTCGAAATCTTCGTAAAAAAATAGAGAGTGATCCTCAAAATCCAAAAATAATTAAAACAATTTGGGGTAAGGGTTATCGTTGTGATTAA
- a CDS encoding ABC transporter ATP-binding protein: MHKKYSFKKSLKGLIPFIKPYKWQFIIAILMIFAFNISMVLAPTFEGMITTQLASDVAKSSSLTSVDISFGAIIKIVLSLVVIYIIKTVAQMISVVYLTNAIQQAMEDLRNALQNKIRKLPVRYFDNHHFGDVLSRITNDVDAISNALQQSFTQIVSGVLTVTLALTMMYMINPKMAIIGTMIIPLSLLVTKLVVGKSQKLFKKQQDALGELNSTVTEMYTGYNEILLYNQQVESVEKFKKINENLKENAFKAQFVSSTIAPLNALVTYLAIGAVAVVGTADVIAGTFLVGQLQAFIRYIWQINDPLSQISNLSSQIQSAFAALGRVIELLEEPEEVPEANPPKHLSEVAGNVDFEHVKFGYYEENLMKDLNVNVKSGQMVAIVGPTGAGKTTIINLLLRFYDVKGGSIKIDGVDIRDLPREELRSMFGMVLQDTWLYSGTIYDNIRYGRLDARKDEIINAAKMANVHHFIRTLPDGYNSHINEEANNISQGEKQLLTIARAILKDPQILILDEATSSVDTRLEKMLQEAMQRVMKGRTSFVIAHRLSTIKSADLILVINNGDIVEQGTHEELLAKQGEYEKLYNSQFAHNS, from the coding sequence ATGCATAAAAAATATAGTTTTAAAAAAAGTTTAAAGGGTTTAATACCATTTATTAAGCCGTATAAATGGCAATTTATTATTGCTATCCTAATGATTTTTGCTTTCAATATTTCAATGGTTTTAGCACCAACATTTGAAGGAATGATCACTACTCAATTAGCGAGCGATGTTGCTAAAAGCAGTAGTTTAACAAGTGTGGATATTAGCTTTGGGGCAATTATTAAAATTGTACTTAGTTTAGTAGTCATTTATATTATTAAAACAGTTGCTCAAATGATTTCAGTAGTTTATTTGACGAATGCAATTCAGCAAGCAATGGAAGATCTTCGAAATGCTTTACAAAATAAGATTCGTAAATTACCAGTAAGATATTTTGATAATCATCATTTTGGAGATGTTTTAAGTCGAATTACTAATGATGTTGATGCTATTTCTAACGCTCTACAACAAAGTTTTACGCAGATCGTCAGTGGAGTATTAACTGTTACTTTAGCGTTAACAATGATGTATATGATTAATCCTAAGATGGCAATTATTGGAACGATGATTATTCCATTATCGCTATTAGTAACTAAGCTAGTTGTAGGAAAAAGTCAAAAATTATTTAAAAAGCAACAAGATGCGCTTGGTGAATTAAATAGTACTGTAACTGAAATGTATACAGGATATAATGAAATTTTATTATATAATCAACAAGTGGAATCAGTTGAAAAATTTAAAAAAATTAATGAAAATTTAAAAGAAAATGCCTTTAAAGCACAATTCGTTTCGTCAACGATTGCACCTTTAAATGCATTAGTTACTTATTTAGCAATTGGGGCAGTTGCTGTAGTGGGAACTGCTGATGTAATTGCAGGAACATTTTTAGTTGGGCAGTTACAAGCTTTTATTCGTTATATTTGGCAAATTAATGATCCTTTATCGCAAATATCTAACTTATCATCACAAATTCAGTCTGCTTTTGCAGCACTAGGAAGGGTGATTGAGTTATTGGAAGAACCGGAAGAAGTACCGGAAGCTAATCCGCCTAAACATTTGAGCGAAGTGGCTGGAAATGTTGATTTTGAACATGTTAAGTTTGGTTATTATGAAGAAAACTTAATGAAAGATTTGAATGTTAATGTTAAAAGTGGTCAGATGGTTGCAATTGTTGGACCGACTGGAGCAGGAAAAACAACAATTATTAATTTACTATTACGTTTTTACGATGTTAAAGGTGGTAGTATTAAAATAGACGGCGTTGATATTCGTGATTTACCACGGGAAGAGTTACGTTCTATGTTTGGAATGGTTTTACAGGATACATGGCTATATTCTGGAACAATTTATGATAACATTCGTTATGGTCGTTTGGATGCTCGCAAAGATGAGATTATTAATGCTGCTAAAATGGCCAATGTTCATCATTTTATTAGAACTCTGCCAGATGGATATAATTCACATATAAATGAAGAAGCCAATAACATCTCGCAAGGGGAGAAACAATTATTAACGATTGCCCGAGCAATCTTAAAAGATCCTCAAATCTTGATTCTTGATGAGGCGACTTCATCGGTTGATACCCGTTTAGAAAAAATGCTGCAAGAAGCAATGCAGCGGGTTATGAAAGGGCGGACAAGTTTTGTTATTGCCCATCGTCTATCAACTATTAAGAGTGCTGACTTGATTTTAGTAATCAATAATGGTGATATCGTCGAACAAGGAACACACGAAGAATTATTAGCAAAACAAGGTGAGTATGAAAAATTGTATAATTCACAATTTGCTCATAATTCATAA
- a CDS encoding ABC transporter ATP-binding protein — MKLILKYLKNYKLLFFFNVISVFGFILVELGIPTIVATMIDVGVTNKDVSFIYMMGGCIALVSLIGVGGTIALGYCCSKISTAITRDIRNDIFAKVQQFTANEFNQIGTSSMITRTNNDAFQIQQFVNVLLRTALMTPIMFIFSFIMTARASLPLSYIIAATIPLIILGVVVVAKITKPISENQQSSLDDLNRISRENLSGIRVIRAFNNDQYEQKRFKETNHRFTKYSKKLFKIMTMTQPIFFMLMNVAGLSIYWVAAHLISTGSLEIGQLVAFMDYLFHAMFSIMLFCTVFMMYPRAEVSAKRIEEVFNLDPIIKNKPADSDFDEKVSIEFDHVTFVYPDGEEPVLQDVSFKANKGEMIAFIGSTGSGKSTLVNLVPRFYDVSSGSIKINGKDIRDYDVLELRDKLGVIPQKAVLFSGTIADNIRFGKKDASDEEVEYAAKVAQAYPFIMEKENGFDEEISEGATNVSGGQKQRLSIARALVRKAQIYIFDDSFSALDFKTDAILRKELKKEMTESIMLVVAQRISSIMEADQIIVLNEGKVVGKGTHHQLLKECQIYHEIATSQLSEEELANA; from the coding sequence ATGAAATTAATCTTAAAGTATTTAAAAAACTACAAATTACTATTCTTTTTTAATGTAATTTCAGTTTTTGGATTTATTTTAGTTGAATTAGGAATTCCGACCATTGTAGCAACAATGATAGATGTTGGGGTTACTAATAAAGACGTTAGCTTCATCTATATGATGGGTGGCTGTATTGCCTTAGTTTCACTTATCGGTGTGGGTGGAACCATTGCCCTAGGATATTGTTGTTCAAAAATATCAACTGCAATTACTCGTGATATTAGAAATGATATCTTTGCTAAAGTACAACAATTTACAGCTAATGAATTTAATCAGATTGGGACATCATCAATGATTACAAGGACGAATAATGACGCTTTTCAAATTCAACAATTTGTTAACGTATTGCTTCGGACAGCTTTGATGACACCAATTATGTTTATTTTTAGTTTTATTATGACAGCGCGGGCTTCGTTACCGTTATCATATATTATTGCTGCTACAATTCCGTTGATTATCCTTGGGGTTGTCGTAGTAGCGAAGATTACTAAACCAATTTCAGAAAATCAACAAAGTTCATTAGATGACTTGAATCGTATTTCGAGAGAAAATCTTAGCGGGATTCGAGTAATTAGAGCTTTTAATAATGATCAATATGAACAAAAACGGTTTAAAGAAACAAATCATCGCTTTACTAAATATTCAAAAAAATTATTTAAAATTATGACCATGACACAGCCAATTTTCTTTATGCTGATGAATGTTGCTGGTTTGTCAATATATTGGGTAGCAGCTCATCTAATTTCTACTGGTTCTTTAGAAATTGGACAGCTTGTTGCTTTCATGGATTATTTATTCCATGCGATGTTTTCGATTATGCTTTTCTGTACGGTGTTTATGATGTATCCTCGGGCTGAAGTGTCAGCGAAACGAATTGAAGAAGTCTTCAATTTAGATCCAATAATTAAAAATAAACCTGCAGATAGCGATTTTGATGAAAAAGTAAGTATTGAGTTTGATCATGTAACTTTTGTTTATCCTGATGGTGAGGAGCCGGTTCTTCAGGATGTTTCTTTTAAAGCGAACAAAGGCGAAATGATTGCTTTTATTGGAAGTACTGGTTCTGGTAAAAGTACATTAGTGAATTTAGTACCAAGATTTTATGATGTTAGTAGTGGAAGTATTAAAATCAATGGGAAAGATATTCGTGATTATGATGTATTAGAATTACGAGATAAATTAGGTGTGATTCCTCAAAAAGCAGTATTATTTAGTGGGACAATTGCTGATAATATTCGTTTTGGGAAAAAGGATGCTAGTGATGAAGAAGTAGAATATGCTGCTAAAGTTGCGCAGGCTTATCCATTTATAATGGAAAAAGAAAATGGCTTTGATGAAGAAATCAGTGAAGGAGCGACAAATGTTTCGGGTGGTCAAAAACAACGATTAAGTATTGCTCGGGCATTAGTTCGTAAAGCTCAAATTTATATCTTTGATGATTCTTTTTCAGCATTGGATTTTAAAACAGATGCAATTTTAAGGAAAGAGTTAAAAAAAGAAATGACCGAATCAATCATGCTAGTTGTAGCTCAAAGAATTTCTAGTATTATGGAGGCAGATCAGATCATTGTTTTAAATGAAGGTAAGGTCGTAGGAAAAGGAACACATCATCAATTATTAAAGGAATGTCAAATTTATCATGAGATTGCAACTTCTCAATTAAGTGAGGAGGAATTAGCAAATGCATAA
- a CDS encoding dUTP diphosphatase — MQAIAKFHKVSKEQFIIDFKDSFPKYDEAAINDIYASIKLPKRATIGSAGYDFYTPIDFILKPHETIKIPTGIRVSINDGWVLAIFPRSGLGFKYRLQLNNTVGIIDSDYFNSDNEGHIFIKITNDSNEDKTVELKAGQGFGQGIFLQYGIVEDDNTTDERNGGFGSTTK; from the coding sequence ATGCAGGCAATAGCAAAATTTCATAAAGTATCTAAAGAACAATTTATAATTGATTTCAAGGACAGTTTTCCTAAATATGATGAGGCAGCCATTAATGATATATATGCTTCAATTAAATTACCTAAGCGCGCTACTATCGGTTCTGCGGGTTATGACTTTTATACCCCTATCGATTTCATTTTAAAACCTCATGAAACAATTAAAATTCCTACTGGAATTAGAGTTTCTATCAACGATGGGTGGGTTCTTGCTATCTTTCCAAGAAGCGGACTTGGTTTTAAATATCGTTTACAATTAAACAATACAGTTGGAATCATTGATAGTGATTATTTCAATAGTGACAACGAAGGTCATATTTTTATTAAAATAACTAATGACAGTAATGAAGATAAAACAGTTGAATTAAAAGCTGGTCAAGGTTTTGGACAAGGAATCTTCCTACAATACGGTATTGTTGAAGATGACAATACGACTGATGAACGTAATGGCGGTTTTGGTTCAACAACTAAATAA
- a CDS encoding ABC transporter ATP-binding protein has translation MDILMKYAKKKTVFILSTVLSGIVTLLYLISKFGPTTSSNVNINDINELAGTIGSMVTIIQIIFYLFIILAIVTAILSGVYFFKKNKQEYVMLGEFIVSCINSILLLLSMSGINVICKILRVAISGDYSSLMTMDSARLLSSVTSAASNLKYFMYLSIFVFIINIVLLLIVKKIINIEGFHFNFDEPVVTAVPAQEPVHEDSTTVEDDSTIADNELTQENGETETNTVEPNASETKPATINTQKIKDFFKTKNGKITIGVAAALIVCFGGYKIYDTFFNYTSIDLGKNITVEFTGKDGSGYIKDVESNIDYDKNNSDLSNFVSSTYTDYDFSGDLSNGDKITVTIKYSEELAKANKIKVTNDSKTFTVKGLIEKFKDSSKIPEKVITQLKKEADKNIKNRYKDGYSFTYNHEFNSLWFAKGEDDDNDSVIAIYKIDETYTSSFSGQQDVETYYAAIYVDDVDSAYLDEKSHYWYGASLYGSDGKELSDLNALETALKEKFDDQTLELIK, from the coding sequence ATGGATATTTTAATGAAATATGCTAAAAAGAAAACTGTTTTTATTTTATCGACAGTTTTGTCAGGGATAGTTACATTATTGTATTTAATCTCAAAATTCGGTCCAACAACATCATCTAATGTTAATATCAATGATATTAATGAATTAGCTGGAACGATTGGATCAATGGTTACAATTATTCAAATTATATTTTATCTATTTATTATATTGGCCATTGTAACCGCCATTCTTAGTGGAGTTTATTTTTTCAAAAAAAATAAGCAAGAATACGTGATGCTAGGGGAATTCATCGTTTCATGTATCAACTCAATATTATTACTATTATCAATGTCCGGAATCAATGTTATTTGTAAGATTCTTAGAGTTGCAATTAGTGGTGATTATTCATCACTTATGACTATGGATTCAGCACGATTACTTAGTTCCGTAACTAGCGCTGCAAGCAACCTTAAATATTTTATGTATTTATCAATTTTTGTATTTATTATCAATATTGTTTTATTATTAATTGTTAAAAAAATTATTAATATTGAAGGGTTTCATTTCAATTTTGATGAACCAGTTGTAACTGCTGTTCCAGCTCAAGAACCTGTTCATGAAGATTCTACAACTGTCGAAGACGATTCTACGATAGCTGATAATGAGTTAACACAAGAAAACGGAGAAACTGAAACTAACACGGTTGAACCTAATGCTTCTGAAACTAAACCGGCAACTATCAATACACAAAAAATCAAAGACTTCTTTAAAACAAAAAACGGAAAAATAACGATTGGTGTTGCTGCTGCTCTTATTGTTTGCTTTGGTGGTTATAAAATATATGATACATTCTTTAATTATACTAGTATTGATCTAGGTAAAAATATTACTGTTGAATTTACCGGGAAAGACGGAAGTGGTTATATAAAAGATGTTGAAAGCAATATCGATTATGACAAAAATAATTCTGATTTATCTAACTTTGTTAGCAGCACTTATACTGACTATGATTTTTCTGGAGATCTATCTAATGGTGATAAAATAACTGTAACGATTAAATACTCAGAAGAATTGGCTAAAGCAAATAAAATCAAAGTAACTAATGATTCTAAAACTTTTACTGTTAAAGGTCTAATTGAAAAATTTAAAGATAGCAGTAAAATACCAGAAAAAGTTATTACTCAATTAAAAAAAGAAGCTGACAAAAACATAAAGAATCGCTATAAAGATGGTTATTCTTTTACTTATAATCATGAATTTAATTCTCTTTGGTTTGCCAAAGGGGAAGATGATGATAACGACAGTGTTATTGCTATATATAAAATTGACGAAACATATACCTCATCATTCAGTGGCCAACAAGACGTTGAAACTTACTATGCCGCAATCTATGTCGATGATGTTGATTCTGCCTATTTAGATGAAAAGTCACATTATTGGTATGGGGCTTCTTTATATGGCAGTGATGGTAAAGAATTATCAGATCTAAATGCATTGGAAACTGCTTTAAAAGAAAAATTTGATGATCAAACTTTAGAATTAATCAAATAA
- a CDS encoding response regulator transcription factor gives MVKILIVEDDNDINNMIHDLLRLNCIESVSAYSGTEALLLLDEHVDLVLLDLMLPGLSGQEVIKEIKKKKDLPVIILTAIDKMDTKLDLFTLGADDYLIKPFDNNELLARVKIQLKHRQVAFSSALITYKDIILDENSYKVTCNEIKINLSKIEFKLLKILLESPTRVFTKDILFEMVWDHEDSGDDNTLNVHISKIRSKLKQANPNQEYIETVWGIGYKIKG, from the coding sequence ATGGTAAAAATATTGATCGTAGAAGATGACAATGATATTAATAATATGATTCATGATCTATTAAGATTAAATTGTATCGAAAGTGTTAGTGCTTATTCTGGGACAGAGGCATTACTTTTATTAGATGAACATGTAGATTTAGTACTTTTGGATTTGATGTTACCGGGTCTTAGTGGTCAGGAAGTAATTAAGGAAATCAAAAAGAAGAAAGATTTACCGGTGATTATTTTAACTGCAATCGATAAAATGGATACAAAACTTGACCTATTTACTTTGGGAGCTGATGACTATTTGATCAAACCATTTGATAATAATGAACTTTTAGCAAGAGTAAAGATACAATTAAAGCATCGGCAAGTAGCTTTTTCATCAGCTCTAATTACTTATAAAGATATTATTCTTGATGAAAATAGTTATAAAGTGACTTGTAATGAGATAAAAATAAATTTATCTAAAATTGAGTTTAAACTATTAAAAATATTATTAGAAAGTCCAACTCGTGTTTTTACAAAAGATATTTTATTTGAAATGGTTTGGGACCACGAAGATTCAGGTGATGATAATACGCTAAATGTTCATATTAGTAAGATTCGTAGTAAGTTAAAACAAGCTAATCCAAATCAAGAGTATATAGAAACAGTCTGGGGAATTGGTTATAAAATAAAAGGATAA
- a CDS encoding HAMP domain-containing sensor histidine kinase, whose product MIKNFFNKLSIQISAIIIICGTLGVATFCLLYAGKESFFEFTQNLGVISENTEAYANNIENQIIDQNVSITDVDTLDKILGTSDIYSVNLYNKADNLAITGSFATMLDNFIIGSTVYDTEAIYNGDDYSTEIELKDGTIEMYVYSYALAKLVVPYIVASIVIALFTFLLPTFLFIRRKVNYMTTLKNEVTIMSQGDLDHTIKINSNDEIAELSNQIDNLRLTLKDNFATEEANRKANYELVTALSHDLRTPLTSLMGYLDIIRLKKFKNEDQYNLYLKNSIDKVNQINELANKMFEYFLVFSKDQDTELSKMSLGVIYEYILENIGVLEENGFEVIKNIKHSDYFIRGNINLVKRIINNVFSNVLKYADIKQPVYITLLIDEDIENLGLTIKNTKKHSANYIESNQIGLKSVQQMIKIHDGTFTVLDEESTFTVSITIPLMQ is encoded by the coding sequence GTGATTAAAAATTTCTTTAATAAATTAAGTATTCAAATTAGTGCCATTATCATTATTTGTGGAACCTTAGGGGTGGCAACTTTTTGTCTACTTTATGCCGGTAAAGAAAGTTTCTTTGAATTTACCCAAAACTTAGGAGTCATCTCTGAAAATACTGAAGCTTATGCAAATAATATTGAAAATCAAATTATTGATCAAAATGTATCAATTACTGATGTCGATACTCTAGATAAGATCTTAGGTACTAGCGATATTTATAGTGTCAATCTATATAATAAGGCTGATAACCTTGCCATTACTGGTTCTTTTGCTACCATGCTTGACAATTTTATCATCGGTTCAACAGTATATGATACTGAAGCAATTTATAACGGTGACGATTATAGTACAGAAATTGAGTTAAAAGATGGAACCATTGAAATGTATGTTTACTCATATGCTTTAGCTAAATTAGTCGTTCCTTACATCGTTGCCTCAATTGTCATTGCCTTATTTACCTTTTTACTTCCAACCTTTTTATTTATTCGACGTAAAGTAAATTATATGACAACATTAAAAAATGAAGTTACAATTATGTCACAAGGTGATTTAGACCATACAATCAAAATTAATAGTAATGATGAAATTGCAGAATTATCTAATCAAATTGATAATCTTCGCCTAACCTTAAAAGACAACTTTGCTACTGAAGAAGCTAATCGCAAAGCTAATTATGAATTAGTTACAGCACTTTCTCATGATTTGCGAACTCCTTTAACTTCTTTAATGGGATATTTAGATATTATTAGACTAAAGAAATTTAAAAATGAAGATCAATATAATTTATATTTGAAAAATTCAATTGATAAAGTAAATCAAATTAATGAACTAGCAAATAAAATGTTTGAATACTTTCTCGTCTTTAGTAAAGATCAAGATACTGAATTATCTAAGATGTCACTCGGCGTAATTTACGAATATATTTTAGAAAATATTGGTGTCTTAGAAGAAAATGGTTTTGAAGTAATCAAAAACATTAAGCATTCTGATTACTTTATTCGCGGTAATATTAATTTAGTCAAACGAATTATTAATAATGTTTTTTCCAATGTCTTAAAATACGCAGATATTAAACAGCCCGTTTATATCACTTTATTGATCGATGAAGATATTGAAAATCTAGGCTTAACGATTAAAAATACAAAAAAACATAGTGCTAACTATATTGAAAGTAATCAAATCGGTCTTAAAAGTGTCCAACAAATGATCAAGATTCACGATGGTACTTTTACAGTCCTTGATGAAGAAAGTACTTTCACAGTATCAATTACAATTCCTTTAATGCAATAA
- a CDS encoding sensor histidine kinase, producing MIEDFFTFTKIISNEEKFELKLLDINRIFEEELVCYYQDFNSQGRMIYIKGNKKIEMLSNERILRRIFDNLIINALKHSRGDIYISINTGAEICFQFKNRLDEPIIVEQIFDEFYTSDISRTKQNTGLGLAIVKEFTEMEV from the coding sequence TTGATAGAAGATTTTTTTACTTTTACTAAAATCATTTCCAATGAAGAAAAATTTGAATTAAAGTTATTAGATATTAATCGTATTTTTGAAGAAGAGTTAGTTTGTTATTATCAAGATTTTAATAGTCAAGGGCGGATGATCTATATTAAAGGTAATAAAAAAATAGAGATGCTTAGTAATGAACGGATCTTACGGAGAATTTTTGATAATTTAATTATTAATGCTTTGAAGCATAGCCGTGGAGATATTTATATTTCTATTAATACGGGAGCAGAAATTTGTTTTCAATTCAAAAATCGATTAGATGAGCCAATCATAGTTGAACAAATATTCGATGAGTTTTATACTTCTGATATTTCTCGTACAAAACAAAATACTGGCTTAGGATTAGCTATTGTTAAAGAATTTACTGAGATGGAAGTGTAA